The nucleotide sequence CCGGACAGTTCAGTTTGAGACAAGGCGGTCCATCCTGGCAGAGCTGGATTCCAGACCAGTGATTGGCCATTCAGCGTGTTGGTGTGGATCAGTGCGGTAATGACTTCGGAAGAAACGGGGCCGTGACGCTGGCCATTGTGTTCGTAGTGCCATGTAGGCATAAAAATCTCCCTGATTATTGTGGTCATGAATTGGGTGGGCAACTGATTGCCCCAGGGCATTGCGCAGATGAAGGAAAGGCAGAGGAGGGCCCACTGGGTAGTGCCACCCGATGGGTATCCGTGGGCCGCAGCGTGGTCCTAGTTACAGTTGCGCAAGTCTTGCTGGATGAAGTCTGTCATCTTGGCCCAGCCGGCAAACTGGCCCGCACCGGCATCCGGATTGGGCAGGCTATAGTTGGGCACTGTTTCCAGGCGGACCCAGCCGCCGGGTGCGACGGCTTTGACCGTGAAGGCGAACAGGCCGACCTTGTTCATGCGGGTGGTCGGTGCAGTGTTCGGTTGCTCGTATACCACGGTGTTGTCGTGCTTCGGGTAGATGCAATTGCCCACCCCAGCCTTGGCGGCAAAGGCGGTTGAAGATGCAGCGGCCAGCAGGGCCGCGATGATCAGCGTGTGTTTCATGGTTAGTCTCCAAATGAGATCAAGTTAAGCGGTTCGTCTATGCAGTCCAGGGTGTCATGTGTGCTGCTGAAGACCCTTGTCTGTAAGACAAATCTGCCTTTAAAAGCATTAATTCATCTTAATGGGTTGATAATCATCCTGTTGGGATGTTCATGTCAATGGGTTGATTTGCCACTATTCGAGTTGAATGGAGAATACGATGGCAAAAACGAAGGTGGACGCATTGGCATTGAGCATTGGCAAAGCCATTGCGGCGCGACGGCAGGAAGCTGGACTGACCCAGGAACAGGTTGCGGAACAACTGAAGATAGGGAATGAAGCGGTCTCCCGCATGGAGCGGGGACTGGTGATGCCGACGGTGGCCCGCCTGTTGGAACTGGCGAGCCTGATTAACTGCGACGCCTCAGCCTTGCTGGTGGAGTCCAGCAACCGTCCCGCTGAGCAGGCACAGCATCTGGCGCAGATGCTGGCCCGCCTGGACAGTGCAGATCGGGAGATGGTGTTGGCGATGGTGGAGCAACTGACCAACCGGCTGGCTAAGCTGTCCTGACGGCACCCAGCTTGGACGTGAGCCGGGTAGGGCGAGACACTGCCTTCGGCTTCTCCTCTGATTCAGCACCACTTTCCACGGCCGGATAAAACTCCTCCAGCAGCTGCGGTACTTCCTCCTCGGTATCCTCGAACTGACCGTTCTGCAGCAACAGCCGGGCGGCTTGCTCCAGCTCGGCAGTGTCGATACCAGCTTCCAGTTGTTCATCGGCTACCTTGCGCGCGGTACTGACGGCTTCGGCCAGGGTCTGGCCATCGCGTAGGGTCAGATCGACGTAGTACACGGGAGTACGGTGCGACTGGGTGGTGCTCTTGGCGCGCAGACGCAGTAACAGCGGCAGATGCTTGGTGTTACCGCCACTGGCTGCTTCGTAATACTTCAAGCGTGCTGCTAGGGTACGGACCGAGTTGTAGCCGGTGGTGCGGAAGATGAAGCTGCCCAGTTCATCCTGCTGACCTTCTACCTGCACGTTGAGCCGGCCATATAGCTTGCAGCCCAACTCCTTGGCCAGCGGGCAACGATCCGGTCCTACGCAGCCCATCTCTTCCATGCCCTGACTGGTCACCCGCCGTGCTGTCTCTCCGTTACCGACACAGACCGGACGACCATTGTTTCGGTCGAAGGCACTGTATTCGGCACGCAGGTTGAGCTCGCTGTCGTTGAACAGCAGCTGGATCGGAATGGCGCGAATCTTGCCATTCTGTGCCTGCTCCGACAGTGCCTGGTGCAAGGGATGTAGCAACCAGCCATCCCGGCTCTGTACCTGGGTGGTCAATGAAAAGCTGTCGTCCTTCTCCGGCAGCCACCGTTCTTGTTTCTGAACCAGTTTGCCAATGCTGATGCGTCCAATCACTGGCGGGGTAATGGCGAGACCTTTAATCACGATGCTTTCCTTTCCGTTTGAATGACAAAGCGCCGGGAACCGGCAATGGACCTGCTGTACTGGGCCAGCAGGGTGGGATGGTCTTGTGACAGGCGTTCTACATCAGGCGCAAAGCGATCCTTGGTGCGCTTCCAGGTGATATGGCCAGACTGGAATACGGCGGCGGAAGCATGGCCCAACACGTTCTGGATCTGCTGCCGGATGGCTGCCTCCCGGGCCTCGGCATCCTCTTTACGTTGTCGCTCAGCCAACAAGGCAGAGAACAGCCGATTCCCTTCAATTGATTCCGACAGGTCGATGGTTTGGCCATCGTCACGCGGGAACAGCCAGGACAATGCTGACGCAGCATCATCCGAACCATCCGGTGCGGGTTGGGTGTCCAGTAACACGTGTTGCCAGAATCCAGTCTCCCGGGCGATCAAATCAGCGATCTTGTCTTCATCGCGCAGCACTCTATAGATACGGAAATCCTGACCGCCGATCAGCACCGCTACATCGGCCCAGTCATGGCCGGTGACCGCCAGCTGATGCAGCACTTGGCATTGATAGGTCACCGGGATGCCTTCCTCCCACTGCGGGGCAGAGTGATAACTGGCTGTCTTGATCTCCAGAATGCCCCAGCCCTCATCAGGACAACGCACCTCCCGGTCCAGATTGGCCAGCATGAAACGGTGTTCAGGATGCTGCAGTACCGCATTCACCCGCCGTACTTTGCGCCCGGTACGCTCGGCGTACACCCGGGCCAGGATGGGTTCCAGAATCGTGCCCCAGATGACAGGCTCTTTCTCCAACAGATCTTCCGGCTCCTTGCGACCGGTCTTCTCCAGCCACAAGGACAGCGGGCACTTGTACGGCGACAGTCCAATCGCCGGGGCGGCATCTGACGAACCAATGCCCAGCTGCCGGATACGCAGCCATTCATCACGAGACAACTTCAGGGTAGAGGCCAGACGAATGGCCTGTGCGTAGCGTTCAGCCATGGCGAAACACTCCTTATAAAGGCATAAAGCCCGGCAGCAAGGCTGACCGGGCGATAGGTTTGATAGGGGGATGTAGTGGGAAAGCAGAAACAAGAGAAACGACAGCAGGGCAGGACAGAAGAACCAACAAGACAGAATCAGGCCAACATCAGACCAACCCGCAGATTCACGATGGGGCCACCGGCACGATCACCGGCAACTCAGGGGAGAGGGTCAACAGGATCTGCCGGATGGCGGGCCACTGCTGGGGCTGGCCACGCAGCATGAATTCGCCCGCCAGCCGTACCAGGCACGCCTTGACCCAATCGAGGGAAGGAGCCACGCCATCGTGCAGGACGATCCACTCGGCAATGGCACTGCCCAGCGCTTCTGTTACCTCGTAATGCCACACACCTGGCGCACCCTGATTCAGCTGGTCATACAAGGTGTCAGCGAGGGCTGCCACCATCGGCGCGTACTGCACCAGCTCGGCATGTAGTTCCAGACAACCCGCACCCCAGATCACCAGCAGACTGCGCTCGGCATCCGGGCCGTCGTATGCCACACCCAGGCTGTTCCAGGTGCAGAAGTCACGCATCCCTGCCGTCAGACAGGCTGCGGTCAACGCAATGGATTGCACGGAGGCCATGGCATCATTCCACCAGGGCCAGTGCATGCTCCAGTGCCTTACCCTTGAGCTGGGCCCCCTGACCGAACCAGGCCGAATCCAGTCGGTAGTCCTGACTACGGGCACGGCGGCGATGGTCGACATACTCGGTCATCGCATTCACCAGGCCCCAGGCCGTACCACGAGTACCGGCCAGCATCGAACCCATGCCCCCACCGCTATACAGTGCCGACACCTGCTGCAGCGCCTTAGAAGTCACCGCATCCTCGGCCCCTTTCACCAACGGTTCGTCCAGTACTTCACGGAAGAACTGGCTGACCTCTTCAGGGGAAACCGTCCGTTGCGACAGCTGCTTGATGTTGCCGATGAAGCGATCCCAGGCGGACAGGCCAAGTCCCAGTGCATCTTTTACCTGCTGTGGATCAAACACCGTGGAGTGGGGCACCTTCACTGCGCCGGTTCGGTCCTTCACTGCCATCTGCAAGGTGTTGTTGCACACCACCCGTACCGAGGTGAATTGCGCCGTAGTACACAGCGTGCCGTCACAACTGGTGGCCAGTAGCAGATAAGCCTTCAACCGATCGCCACCCTTGAGCAGCGCTTCCTGCCCGGTCTTGGCTAGCGCCCACAACTTGCGGCCACCCTTCAATACCCCAGCAGTTTCCAACTCAAAGCCACCAGCACTGACCAGGTCACGATAGAACTCCAGCACTTCCGACGGCTGCACCACCTTGTAACGCGGCGAGACCACCGACAGTGGTGCCAGAGAGTCGGACCGATACAGCACCTTGGAATCAGCAAAGGGACGGATGTGCATACCGTCGTCAGCGACGTTGAACAAGACATCACTCTGTTCAATACGCCAGTCCATACCGGCTTCGGTCAACCACACTTCCAGCGGCTGTTGGGGAGAAAGCGGGTTGCCCAGGCCATGCCAGGGCGTGGCTCCGACAAAGGCCATGGATTCGATGAGATGGGACATGAGATCACTCCAATGAAAATGGCCCCCATCAAGACGGAGGCCAGGGCATAAAGGACACCCAGAGTGGGGGTCACTGTGCGTGTTCAAAGGGGTGATATAGGTCTGAAAATAAATAGACTGATGCTTTTAGCAGGCAGCGCTAAGAAATGGTCCGGTCTCTATAGGAAACTGGTCCCGTCGGCGGGTATCCTTTGGCACGTCGTCAGCCTGGATTTGGTTCGCCAGATTGATTGGATGGCGCAATATCGGCTGGCGACGGTGTCTCGAATTGTGGTGCTGGCTCCGCCGTGCCCTCGGATGGTTGCTGGTTCTTAACTTTTTTGTGTTTTTTCTTCTTTTTCGGATGCCCATGCGCTTTTTTGGGCTTGGGATGGGGGACCGGATCCGGTGTTTGAGTTGCGGCTGGATTCTGTAGCGATGACACCCAACTGGACAAGAAACGATATCCAGGCACAGCCACCGCTACACAGCCTGCAAGGATCAAGCCTGCAATGACCTGCCGACGGGTGGGCTGCCAGCGCTTCGGGAGTTCATGGCGGCTGGTCGTCGGTTGGAGCACCCGCGCTGGACGCTCAGGACGTTGCGGAGAGACGATGATGGGTGCAGGTGCAGGTGCAGGTGCAGGTGCAGGTGCAGGTGCAGGTGCAGGTACAGGTACAGGTACAGGGCGATGTGCGGGATCTTGCTTTTCAGCAAGAACGATACTTGGGTCGAGGATGGTTTTGGTAGGGATGGGGTGGGGGGCTTCACGTTTTTGTTCAGCCTGAATGGCTGATTTGGCCTCTTCCAGCGTGCAAGCAAAAAACTCGCGTTTGGGGTTGACCCGAAACGCACTTAATACCTCGTGAACCCGCTGTTCTGCATCGAAAGCATGCTCGAAGCGGTCGGCAAAGGCGACGTTGAAACGCTGGGGTACTCCACGGCATTCATATTCCCAGCGATAAAGGTCCTCAGCTCGTTCACTTGGTTCTTTACTGGTATAGCCAATCTTCAGGAGAGGGGTATTGCCGTCATGGTAGACATCGTTTTTGAGGACGTAAACATAGCCAGGCGTATCAGTACGCTGACCTGCGTACCATTCCTTTCTAGCGGCCTCCTGCTCAGCAGCATCAGGCTCTAGCAAGGCCTCTGAGTCGACATCGTCGTCATCCTTGCTTGGCTCTGGTGGTCGCTCGGCTCTATAGCTGATATCCCCTTGGACAGCAGCCTTAACGGCGTCGGTAGCCTCTGTAATAGAGCAGACAAAAAAATCCCGCTCATTGTTGTCAGGATTCAGGCGCTTGGTCTGTAAGGACTTGTGGGCTTGATGCATGGTTGCCCATGCTTTCCACACCATCTCCTGATATTCCACGTGGAATTCGAATGGCACTCCTGTCGTGTTGTTGATCTGAGCCAAGCAGGCTTCCATCGACTTCGTGGTATAGCCAATTTTGAGGACTGGCAAGCCGTTCAGATGGTAGCCTGGATTGGTAAGTACGTAGACATAGCCGGGTCTTTCCGGGATGTCGGCATTGAACCTGCAATTAGATTTATGGATGTTTGAGCAGCCAAAGAATACGCGGCTATCGTACTGGTTTCTGCGAAACGTGATTCGTCCGCTCTTGCAGAGTGGGCATTTATCGTCTTCTCGGTACCAAGGTTTTCGTGTGGGGGTCTGGCTTTCACTGAGCATTGAAATACGGTGTCAAAGCTTAAAGGCCAACCATACTCCATTTCATGCCAAATAATTAATTTTTGTGATTTATGTCTTGTCGAATGCTTTGCATGGTTGTCAGCAGCATCCCGGCTGGTAAACGCTGCCAGACACCATCGGCACAATTCACCCCTTCGCGCAGAGCATGCCATTGCTCTTCCGTCACTATCATGGTGTCAGACTCTGTGTAGCACTGCCCCAGTAGGATAATCATGGTAGCTTTCGCTTTTCCCAATTTGACCGGTGGCGATTTGAACGCTCGACAGGCTCCTTGCCACGCTGTTTCCAGGTAGCAGCCTAGCTCCCCCGCTTGATTGATGGTCATCGGTTGGTGGCGAGCTGTGTCCAGCACCAGATGGGCGCGCAGTGCGCAATGGTCTACGGTACGACGCAGAGCGGGATTAGTGTTGAGAGATTTGTTCATTGGCAGATTCTGCCTGAAGTGAAGAACGATAAAAGCGCAGCATCGGAGTGGTTGGTATTAATCATAATTCGACAGGCAGGTACCATTTTAAAGCGAGTGTTGTCGAGTGTCTGCAATGGCGAAAGAGTAGGCCGACATCTGGTGAGCTAAAGGCCCCTTTGGGAGCTTGTGTACTTGTACCGTGCGGTACTGCCTGGCCGGTAAATACGATCCAACCGGGCACACAGGGGGCACCAGCTCCCACTCAAGACCCGCATAGGGGGCGCTATCCAGAAGTGCCCGCGATGACACTCCCAGATCATCTTGGTATCCACATTGGCATAGCTGATGGACCAACACTTCCCACCGCGTTCTATTGCCACACGCTGCATCGTAGCCAGGCTGTGGTATCGCTCTGCCCGATAGCACTCAGGGCAGCCTTTGCAGGCCTTGATATTCTTGCTGTTGCTCTGCCAGCGATGCCCTTTATCGCATTGCCAGGACATTGGGGTGGCCTGATCAACAAACACGTCAGAAAGGCATAGCCAGCCGCGCCTTCGTGCCCAATCCTTCAGGCGCTTCAGGGTAACAGCTTGCCGGCTACCACATTCTGGACAGAAGTTTCCAGCCAGTAATGTAGCGGGTGTTCTCCCCCACACATGCCCATGCTGGCAGGCAAATAGCAGATGTCCTTGAATGCCCAGGTATGTGTCTGACAGGCATTCCCCACCCCATGCTTGAGCGATGGCCTGAACCTGAGCTAACAATTTTAGTCGCTCAGCCGACGTGGGATGGTAGCCCGTCGGGTAGGATTGCCAGTGCTGAATCGCATGCTGGACAGCCGTTGGTAATGTGTCGAATTTCTTGGATTGCGCCCAGGCCATATTCAATTAGTCACTGCTTGCTGCAATTGGCAGCGCCATTCACGGCAGCTGGTTTTATGGCCCTCATACGCGACGGGAATGCCATCAATGGTGTTACTGGCATCATCCTCAATAATCACGCAGTGTGAATGGCCTTGCATTGTCCCTCGTGCCTCCAGAAAGCGGTAAGCAACCATAGCAGCGCGCAGTATGGCCATGTTTTAGGAATGCTCGGCACCTAGCGGTCTTCCTGTCTTCGGGTCCAGTCCCTTGGCCTTGGCCAGTTTTTCCAGCAAGGCTTCGCTGGGTTTGGGTGGCGCAATATTGGCTTCGTGATCTTTCAGCCATTGAATTTTGCCATCCCAGGGCGGTAGTTTGGCTGGTGGCAGGGGGACGATTTCATCCAGTTCGGGGACTGAGGGGTGGGCGTAGGAGTAATCACTTAACACGCCCATGATCAATAAGTATCTACGTTGACGTTCATCATCCTGCTGCAGACCTAAATCATTTCGCTGCTTATTTTCGGTAGTGATACGACCGAAACCATTACCTAAATTTAATGCTGCCGTAGGATCTCCCCATTTTGTTGCAAGCTGAAAAAAACTGACTGCTTCAGTCAGTTTTTCCTCATAAATCATGTGGTAACCATATTCTACCGCTGCTTTACCATGCCCTTGCTCTGCTGCACATTTTTTCATTTCATTGCCAATCGCAAATGGCCCCGGATGTGCAATTGTCAGATTGGTTAGTTTGTCTCCAACCAGATACTGCGCTTCCGGGTTGCCTAAGTCCGCCGCTTTACGATAGTAGCGATTGGCTAACTCCTCATCTTGCTTAACGCCGTAGCCAGCTTTGAGGTAGCGGCCCATATCGTAATAGCCACCGGGAATGCCCCTGTCGATCAAGTCCTGTGTCAGGTCCAGTGTCTCTTTGACTGGATCGGCACTCCACGCAGTACCACGACCAATCATTTCGCGTAGATCCAGATTGGCCTTGTAGTGACCGTAGGCAGTGGCAATACGGTAATAACGCTCCATTTCCGGGTAACGTAATGGGTCTTCCTTTTCCAGCTGGTTTTTATACAACCAGCGCGCATAGCGGTAGAGCTGATCTGCCTGTTCATCCAGCTTGGGCAGATGGGCTTTTTCGTATACGCAGCTAAAGGCCAGCTTTTCTTCAACGTTTTTCAGATCAGGCACGGAACGCTCCTTGGCACCACAGGCGGCCAGGCTAAGAGTCAAAATCAGGGCAAATAAACGGGATTTAGTCACTATTGCTCCGGGTGGGGTCTACACGCAAAAATTCACGGAGTGGCGCGACTGGGCCATCCCCATGAGTCATGGCAGATTTATTTTTAACTAAAATCATCCGCCATTGCTCAAATGTAAGTTTTGCATCCGTCTCTTTGTCCATTCTCTCAGGATTTGCATTCTCCCAGCTGTTGGTATGCCTCCCCCACAATACCTGCCTTAATGCCTTGGCTATTTCCGGGCGATCCAGTCCCAGGTTCAATTCACTGTCCACCTGCATGCTGCGGGTATTGATATTGGCAGAGCCAAGGGTAAGGAAGGCATCATTGACGATCATCAGTTTGGCGTGGATGTAGACCTCAACCCAGTCGGCTGGAGGTGAGTCCATGGCCACCAGCGAACAGATATGGGTCTTCAAGCCTGGCTGCTCCACGACAGAAAGGGGAGCATCCGGCTTTTGTGCAGCTTCGTAAGCCTTTTCGGCTTGCTGCCGTCTGGCAATTGCTTCATCCAGCGCTTGTCGGGTTTTTTCCCGTAATTTGCTGGGGCTGAGTACATTGGCCAGATGAATGAAGCGTGCCTCGTGCTCTGCTTGTTTGGCCTGGCCCAGGCGCGCTTCAAGATCGTCAGCCTTTTCAGCTCGGGCTACTGCGGGAATCATATCGGCCCGGCCCAGACTGTCTAGCATGCGGTAGGTATTGACGGTGCCAGCGCCAACACCGGCCTTGCTGGTATTGGTTACCACAAAGAGGTAAACCGGATAAGGTCGGCAGGCTTCTTTTTGGGCCTTGGCCACGGCCTTGATTTTCTCAGCCAACGGTGGCCAGCGGAAGTACTGGTTTTCGATGTAGATATAGGAGGTAACGTTATTGACCGCCTGCAGGTACATTTTTTTGATGTCTTGTTTTTTGTATTCCGGCTGAGTGCGCACCAACTGCACCATGGCTGCTTTGTTGGCTTTTCCATCAACGCGCGGCTGATAGGATGCAAAACCGCATGGTGGCAAGGCAAGATCTTCTTTGGTTTCATCGCGCCAGGCCCGGCGGAAATTATGAAACATGTCGCCTACTACTTGGCCGGTGACTAGGCTGGAAAAATCCTCACGCGGGCCAACTGTTCCGTTGCGACCAAGATTGGGGGCCTTCCTCTTTGCGCTATGTTCGTTGGTATCCCAGTACTCGTCCAACATATTGTGGCCCATCACAAAGCCAACATGGTTTTTGGCATCGTCGTAATCGACCAACACCATTTTCTGGTGATGACTGGGAGCCGTCGCCAGTAAGGATTTGGTTCTATCTTTGAGGCCTTTATCATCGTAGGTCTGGGTCAAAATATGGTCGCGACTACGTGGACCAAAACCCCGGCTACGAAAATGCAGATACTTACTGGGAATATCCGGATGTTGACGATCACGTTGTTTCTTTTCTGCGGTGCCAGCAGCAGCCTGATCTTCGTCGTAATAGGAATACCAATGCTTGTCGTAGTCGTATTGCGAAGGAATTTCGAAGGCCGGCTTGTCCTTGATACCAACTGCCCAACGTCCCGGTGTTTGTGTCTCTTCAACGGTTACCGCTGTTGTATTGACGTATAGCCCTCCGACCTTGGAAGCGAAGCACAAAACCCGTACTTGTACTCCCTGCTTTGCTTTGTGCTCCAGTAGCTTGCCTATTTGCGCGGGAACCGCTTCAGCGACATCCGCATACTTCACCATGTCTGCACCCTTGCGCACAAAGTACATGGATGGCTGAAAGCCCCAGCAGATGATGCAAATGTTTTTCTTGGCCTTGGCAAGCGCGTAATGGACTGCTGCAAAAGCGTCCTCGCCATTGACCAGAATCTGGAAGCTTGCAGGGTGCGAGTGGTATTCACTCTTCTGTACAAACCAGGGTAGGGTCAGGTGTGCTTTCATCTGCTCCTTGGTACATACCGGAGCAGTGATTGTCTTATCGCTCATTTTTGTTCTCCTGCATTGGGACCATTCAACAGGCTGTTGTAGCGTGCCCGTGCATGATCGTCGGCCTCCACACGCCCGTCTTGAGGAGCACCACCCGCATCTACTTTGTGGAAGCCTGCATTGGCCAACATGCCCTTGCCAGGATTGCTCAATGTATTGGTGACGGGCACATCAAACTTGACGCCATTTGCCAGTTGCACTGTGTACTTTTGAGTAATCGGTGCATGCTTGACCTTCAAGTGACCCGACTCATCAATCACTCCACGCTGTATCTCGGCACCATCTGCAAACAGCGTATACGGCATGCCAGTCCAACTACTACCCCCACCTTGGGGGGCTTGGTCCATGTGCAAAGACAAAGGCTCGTTCGGAATATTCTTTGGAAACGCCGGATGCGCTACCGTCATCCGATCCGGCCCGGAGAGGTTGTGGCTGGCACCTTTAACCGAAACGGTCCCTGGGCAGTGGATTTCGATATTGCCGCCTTTCAGCCGGATATAGCCGCCTCCGCAGGCCAGCAGAATCTCTTCTTTGGCTGCAATGGTGATGCGCTCCTTGCAGGAGGTAATCGTCACATCCTTATCCGCTGTCAGCTCCATCGCATCGCTCTGCGCCTGGATCTGCACTTTGCCCTTGGCTGCAATGAGTTTCATGGCGATTTTGTCTTGTACCCCGGCCACGAACAAACTGATGTGCTTACCAACATTGTGAATCCAACGGCGCCCCGTAGTGTGGTTAGCATCGCGCTGTGCAACAAGATTCAAATTGGTACCGGCGTTCACTGTCTGGCTTTGTTCAGTGACACTGACGATGCCTGCAGGGCCTGACAAAACCAGTTGGGGCTGCTGACCTGCTTGGTCTTTTGCGGTCTTGCCATCTTTGTCAGTATTGCTTCCGGCTTCCCAAGCAGCCAAGGCATCCAGTTGATGCTGCATGTGTCCCTTGGTTTTCTTGCCTGTCTTTGCATTGTCTTCACCAATACCGTCCGGGCCAGTTTCCATCGTATCGGCCAGTTGGGCGGTAGCGGTTTCAGCCAAGGCCTGACTCAGCGCAACGGCTGATTGCAGTTGGCTTTGCGCATGCTCGCGCGCCAGTTGTTTGCCGCCAGCGCCGTTTTGCGCTTCGGTGCTGAGCAGCAGGCCGTGCCCGGCTCGGATGGCGCCGTGCTGGTCGGTGCGTAGTTCGAAGCCTTCACCGCGTGGCTGGGCTTTGCCATTGCTGCGGGGATGGGTGAGGAAGCCCTGATTGAGCTGGGTCTTGCCGGGTTCGCTGGATAGCTTGGCGCGCACTTCCCCGGGGGTGTCGTCGAATAACAGCTCGTTGTACTGGCCACCCTGATGCTCTTTGGATTTGATACCGGACAGCGTCTTGTTGGCCGGGAGCGCACCGGCACCGCTGAAGGCCGGGGTGGCGTGGCTGCCGTTATACAGCACACCGACGATCACCGGGCGGTCGATATCGCCTTCGATAAAGTCCACCAGCACTTCCTGGCCGATGCGCGGGATGAACTGGTGGCCCCAGCCCGCGCCGGCGCTGGGCATGGCCACGCGCAGCCAGCAGGAGGAGGTGTCGTCGAGCTTGGCCCCGATGCTGGGGTGTTCGTCCGGCCGCTGCCAGTGGAATTGCACCTTGATGCGGCCCAGTTCGTCGGTATGCACTTCTTCGCCCGCCGGGCCGACCACGGTGGCAGTCTGCACCCCGTTGGAGGTGGGCTTGGCCTGGGTGCTGTGGGCGTAAGCCGGTGTCAGCGGAATGCCACGACGCTGGGCGGTGATGGTGGTCTGGAAGGGGCTGCTGTCTGTTGTGCTGGCGTCATTGCCCAGCAAACCCCGCAGGCTGCTGGTCAGATCGCCCGGCAGATTGTTGTTGGCGCGGAAGGTTTGGCCGGTAACCACGAATTCGCGCTGCTCGCTGCTGTCGCCCTCGTGTGCCGGGTGTTCATCCAGCCGGAACCACTGGCCGGCCTGCAGGCTACGCACCGAGCCAGCGCCGCTAAACTGCTTGGCCTGCACATCGTGCGCCTGCTGGCGCAGCTGGGCGTACT is from Aquitalea aquatilis and encodes:
- a CDS encoding type VI secretion system Vgr family protein: MDFSTLLASFAAAFSQHQRLLTLQLDGGQIAAEQLLPHTLDGSEGVSEAYRYQLSCLSPDGNIELKSLLGVAARLGVLDADGSEVVRCGVVSRAELLGSDGGFAKYGLTIEPPFALLRLRRTSRVFQDLSVPDIVKQILAEHQAANPVFAQVQSLEFHTASASPRSYCLQYRESDFDFIVRLLHEEGYAWRFEHVDGEHPQVKLVVFDDAYSLPPAASERVRFHRSDATEEEDGLTDWSAARQVVSGNVALASFDYQPTATQQSFDQSRIQQGRSGDALQSTLQDYDPQSLYYASDAEQLSQYAQLRQQAHDVQAKQFSGAGSVRSLQAGQWFRLDEHPAHEGDSSEQREFVVTGQTFRANNNLPGDLTSSLRGLLGNDASTTDSSPFQTTITAQRRGIPLTPAYAHSTQAKPTSNGVQTATVVGPAGEEVHTDELGRIKVQFHWQRPDEHPSIGAKLDDTSSCWLRVAMPSAGAGWGHQFIPRIGQEVLVDFIEGDIDRPVIVGVLYNGSHATPAFSGAGALPANKTLSGIKSKEHQGGQYNELLFDDTPGEVRAKLSSEPGKTQLNQGFLTHPRSNGKAQPRGEGFELRTDQHGAIRAGHGLLLSTEAQNGAGGKQLAREHAQSQLQSAVALSQALAETATAQLADTMETGPDGIGEDNAKTGKKTKGHMQHQLDALAAWEAGSNTDKDGKTAKDQAGQQPQLVLSGPAGIVSVTEQSQTVNAGTNLNLVAQRDANHTTGRRWIHNVGKHISLFVAGVQDKIAMKLIAAKGKVQIQAQSDAMELTADKDVTITSCKERITIAAKEEILLACGGGYIRLKGGNIEIHCPGTVSVKGASHNLSGPDRMTVAHPAFPKNIPNEPLSLHMDQAPQGGGSSWTGMPYTLFADGAEIQRGVIDESGHLKVKHAPITQKYTVQLANGVKFDVPVTNTLSNPGKGMLANAGFHKVDAGGAPQDGRVEADDHARARYNSLLNGPNAGEQK